From Bacteroidota bacterium, one genomic window encodes:
- a CDS encoding DEAD/DEAH box helicase has product MTFDKLNLIEPILRALKTEGYTTPTPIQQQSIPIILDRKDLLGCAQTGTGKTAAFAIPMLQILHGEHSKGNRTGHISALILTPTRELAIQIDESFEAYGKHTGLKHLVIFGGVPQNPQTTGLRNKPDVLIATPGRLLDLMNQGFVHLQHLKIFVLDEADRMLDMGFIHDVKKVIAKIPAKRQSLFFSATMPPEIVKLANTILHEPIKVEVTPASTTADTIQQYIYMVGKADKRKLLVHLLKTEPINTVLVFTRTKHGADRVAKDLVKSGIKAEAIHGDKSQDARQRALTNFKNQHTRVLVATDIAARGIDVDDLSHVINFELPNVPESYVHRIGRTGRAGASGIAFSFCDETEMDYLKDIQKLIGRPIPPGTEHPFPLSDAAVAEFKASTAKPAKGGAAQGNKPAPSRRFGNKRR; this is encoded by the coding sequence ATGACATTTGACAAATTGAACCTGATAGAGCCTATTTTGAGGGCACTAAAAACAGAAGGTTACACCACTCCAACACCCATTCAGCAACAATCCATTCCTATTATACTTGACCGCAAAGACCTTTTAGGCTGTGCCCAAACTGGAACAGGAAAAACCGCTGCATTTGCTATACCTATGCTACAAATATTGCATGGTGAGCATTCAAAAGGAAACAGAACCGGGCATATCAGTGCATTGATATTAACACCTACCCGCGAACTAGCGATACAAATTGATGAAAGTTTTGAAGCTTATGGAAAACATACTGGACTCAAACATTTAGTGATATTTGGCGGCGTTCCACAAAATCCTCAGACAACTGGCCTACGTAATAAACCTGATGTATTAATAGCCACGCCTGGCCGTTTGCTCGACTTAATGAATCAAGGATTTGTACATTTGCAACACTTGAAAATATTTGTGTTGGATGAAGCAGACCGTATGCTGGACATGGGTTTTATTCACGATGTGAAAAAAGTAATTGCTAAAATTCCTGCCAAGAGACAATCCCTATTTTTCTCGGCTACCATGCCGCCCGAAATTGTAAAACTAGCAAATACTATATTACATGAACCAATTAAGGTGGAAGTTACTCCTGCATCGACCACAGCCGATACTATACAACAATATATATATATGGTGGGCAAAGCAGACAAACGCAAACTACTGGTACACCTGCTCAAAACAGAACCTATCAATACGGTTTTAGTTTTTACAAGAACCAAACATGGAGCTGATAGAGTTGCCAAAGACTTGGTAAAATCAGGAATTAAAGCAGAGGCGATTCATGGTGATAAATCGCAGGATGCGAGACAACGTGCTCTTACAAATTTCAAAAATCAACATACAAGAGTTTTGGTTGCTACAGATATAGCAGCTCGCGGAATTGATGTGGATGATTTGTCGCATGTAATTAATTTTGAATTACCCAATGTGCCTGAAAGTTATGTGCATCGTATTGGTCGCACAGGCAGAGCTGGAGCAAGCGGAATCGCATTTTCATTTTGTGACGAAACTGAAATGGATTACTTAAAAGATATACAAAAACTGATTGGGAGACCCATTCCCCCTGGTACCGAACACCCATTCCCACTAAGCGATGCAGCGGTTGCAGAATTTAAAGCAAGCACTGCAAAACCTGCAAAAGGCGGAGCAGCTCAAGGAAATAAACCAGCTCCAAGTAGGAGATTTGGGAATAAGAGGCGATAA
- a CDS encoding deoxyribodipyrimidine photo-lyase: protein MPKINIHWFRRDLRLNDNAALYHALKNDKPVLCLFIFDKTILDKLENKFDKRVDFIHQTIIQLKKELKEKGSSLLIKCNTTEEAWKEILQEFDIAEVFTNHDYEPAAILRDKQVETILNANNIRLHSYKDQVIFEKKEVVKDDGNPYTVFTPYSKKWKAKLTSIYTKSYPTEEYFHNLYKTTPHKNIDLTDLGFEKTDIIIPSKNITKGLIQNYAETRDIPSIAGTSRLGIHLRFGTISIREKVAKALTLSETFLNELIWREFYMQIIYHFPHVVENSFREKYDALKWLNNEEQFARWCEGQTGYPIVDAGMRELNETGYMHNRVRMIVASFLTKHLLIDWRWGEWYFAQKLLDYELASNNGGWQWAAGCGTDAAPYFRIFNPYLQTQKFDKDYIYIKKWVPEYLSSEYPKPIVDHDFARKRCLEVYKKALGDI from the coding sequence TGTTTATTTATTTTCGACAAAACTATATTAGATAAACTAGAAAATAAATTTGACAAACGAGTTGATTTTATTCATCAAACTATTATACAACTTAAAAAGGAATTGAAAGAAAAAGGCTCTTCACTACTCATTAAATGTAATACTACGGAAGAAGCTTGGAAAGAAATTTTACAAGAATTTGATATAGCTGAAGTATTCACCAATCATGACTACGAACCTGCCGCTATATTGCGTGACAAGCAAGTAGAAACTATTTTAAATGCAAATAATATTAGATTGCACAGCTACAAAGACCAAGTAATATTTGAGAAAAAAGAAGTGGTGAAAGACGATGGAAATCCTTATACCGTTTTTACACCATATAGCAAAAAGTGGAAAGCAAAGTTGACATCCATTTATACCAAATCATATCCAACTGAAGAATATTTTCACAATTTATATAAAACTACACCTCATAAAAATATTGATTTAACTGATTTAGGATTTGAGAAAACGGATATTATAATTCCTTCAAAAAATATCACAAAAGGACTTATACAAAATTATGCAGAAACCCGTGACATACCAAGCATAGCAGGCACCTCGAGGCTCGGAATCCATTTGCGTTTCGGCACTATTTCTATCCGTGAAAAAGTAGCAAAAGCTTTAACACTTTCCGAAACATTTTTAAATGAATTGATATGGCGTGAATTTTATATGCAAATAATATATCATTTCCCGCATGTAGTAGAAAATAGTTTTAGAGAAAAGTATGATGCCCTAAAATGGCTAAATAATGAAGAACAATTTGCACGGTGGTGCGAAGGACAAACAGGCTATCCCATTGTAGATGCAGGCATGCGTGAACTCAATGAAACAGGCTATATGCACAATCGCGTTCGTATGATAGTAGCTTCGTTTCTCACCAAACATTTATTGATAGATTGGCGGTGGGGCGAATGGTATTTTGCTCAAAAACTATTGGATTACGAACTAGCCTCGAACAATGGAGGCTGGCAGTGGGCAGCAGGCTGCGGTACCGATGCAGCTCCCTATTTCAGGATATTTAATCCCTACCTGCAAACTCAAAAATTCGACAAAGATTATATATATATTAAAAAATGGGTGCCTGAGTACTTATCATCCGAATACCCAAAACCTATTGTAGACCATGATTTTGCGAGGAAGCGATGTTTAGAAGTATATAAGAAAGCACTTGGAGACATATAA